CCGATGACGCGGGTGTCGCCGATGTTGCCGAATGTGCTCATGTCGTATCCCATCGCAGGTTGGACGAATCAATCCGCGGCGAGTCTAACCGGCGCGCCCGTACGGCGCTACCGCGTGCGCGGCCGGCGGGGCGCCGTGCTCCGGCCGCCGCCCTCATGCCGCCATGCCCGCCCGCATCGCCGCCGGCCGGCGACGGCGGCCGTTTCCCGTCAGGCCGCCCCGCCCTCCCAGTAGCCGGGCGTGTTGTAGATCGCCTTCACGTGATCGATGAAGCGCCGCACCTTCGCCGGCAGGTAGCGCTGCTGCGGATATACCGCCTGGATGTCGTAGCTGGGCACGGCGAACTCGTCGAGCACGGTGACGAGTTCGCCGCGCTTGAGTTCGGCCTGGATCTCCCAGGTGGAGCGCCATCCTATCCCCAGGCCCTGCTTGACCCAGCCGTAGAGCAGTTCGCCGTCGTTGCAGTCGAGGTCGCCGTCGACCCGCACCGCGAACAGCCTGCCGTCGCGCATGAAGCTCCAGCCGCGCTGCTGGCCGCCCTGCAGGTTGAAGGCGAGGCAGTTGTAGCGCGCGAGATCCTCGGGCACGCGCGGCACGCCGTGGCGCTCGAAGTATCCGGGCGTGCCGCACACCACCCGCCGGTTGGGATACAGGCGCACCGCGACGTAGTTCGGGTCGGTGACCTCGCCGATGCGGATCGCCATGTCGTAGCCCTCGCGCACCAGGTCCACCACGCTGTCGGTGAAGTTGAACGACATCCTGAGTTCGGGATGCAGCGCCTTGAACGCGGGCGCATGCGGCGCGACGTGGCGCCGGCCGAAGGCCGCCGGCGCCGAGACGACGAGATGCCCGCGCACGACGGTGCGCCCGGCGCTGATGCCGGTCTCGATGGCATCGAACTCGCGCAGCAACTGGCGGCACTGTTCGAGGAACTGTTCGCCGAGGTCGGTGAGCGTGAGCCCGCGCGTGGAACGGTGCATCAGCTTGACGCCCAGGCGCCGCTCGAGCGCGTCGAGCCGGCGCCCCATCACGACGGGGGTGACCCCTTCGGCCAGCGCGGCGGCGGCGAAGCTGCCCTTCTCGGCGACGAGGGTGAAGCTGCGGATTTCGGTGTGGCGGTCCATTCCTTGCTCCGGCTCCCTGCCCCGGCGGAACCGCGATGTTAGCCGCGATGGCCGCGCCGCGGCCATGCGCCGCCCCCGCCCGAGCACCTCGCGGCAGCCGATGCGCAGTTCGTCGTCGGAGGGTTCAGGCCGTTATCAGCCGCATAGGCAAGACGGCGGAGCGACGGAGCCGTTCGATACCTAAAGTATCGGCAGAAGCGACGGGCGCTGGCATTCAACAGGCGCGGGCATGCCTCTAACCTTGCGCCATCCTCGACCAACAATGGCAATGGAGACAAAGATGGCCCGTATGAGAGCAGTCGACGCCGCCGCCGCGGTGATGCGCAAGGAAGGCGTGGGCACCGTGTTCGGCGTGCCCGGCGCCGCGATCAACCCGCTGTATTCGGCGCTGAAGAAGAACGGCGGCTTCAATCACATCCTCGGCCGCCACGTCGAGGGCGCCTCGCACATGGCCGAGGGCTACACCCGCGCCAACCCGGGCAACATCGGCGTGTGCATCGGCACCTCGGGCCCGGCCGGCACCGACATGATCACCGGCCTGTATTCGGCCTCCGCCGATTCCATTCCCATCCTGTGCATCACCGGCCAGGCGCCGCGCGCCCGCCTGTACAAGGAAGACTTCCAGGCAGTGGACATCGAATCGATCGCCAAGCCGGTGACCAAGTGGGCGGTGACCGTGCGCGAGCCCGCCCTGGTGCCGCGCGTGTTCCAGCAAGCCTTCCACCTGATGCGCTCGGGCCGCCCCGGGCCGGTGCTGATCGACCTGCCGTTCGACGTGCAGATGGCCGAGATCGAGTTCGACATCGACACCTACGAGCCGCTGCCGGCCTACAGGCCCGCCGCCACCCGCGCCCAGGCCGAAAAGGCGATGGAGATGCTCGACGCCGCCGAGCGCCCGCTGATCGTCGCCGGCGGCGGCGTGATCAACGCCGACGCCGCGGCCCGCCTGCAGGAATTCGCCGAGATCACCGGCGTGCCGGTGATCCCCACGCTGATGGGCTGGGGCACCATCCCCGACGACCATCCGCTGATGGCCGGCATGGTCGGCCTGCAGACCTCGCACCGCTACGGCAACGCGACGATGCTGGCCTCCGACTTCGTGTTCGGCATCGGCAACCGCTGGGCCAACCGCCACACCGGCTCGGTCGAGGTCTATACCGAAGGCCGCAAGTTCGTGCATGTCGACATCGAGCCGACGCAGATCGGCCGCGTGTTCGGCCCCGACTACGGCATCGTGTCCGATGCCGGCGCGGCGCTCGACCGCCTGCTGGAAGTGGCGCGCGAGATGAAGGCCGCCGGCCGGCTGCGCGACCGCGGCGCGTGGGTGGCGGAGTGCCAGGAACGCAAGCGCACCCTGCAGCGCAAGACCCACTTCGACGACGTGCCGATGAAGCCGCAGCGCGTGTACGAGGAAATGAACCGCGCCTTCGGCAAGGACACCTGCTACGTCAGCACGATCGGCCTGTCGCAGATCGCCGCGGCGCAGTTCCTGCACGTGTACAAGCCGCGCCACTGGATCAACTGCGGCCAGGCGGGCCCGCTCGGCTGGACCGTGCCGGCGGCGCTGGGCGTGTGCGCGGCCGACCCGCAGCGCAAGGTCGTGGCGATCTCCGGCGACTACGACTTCCAGTTCATGATCGAGGAGCTGGCGGTGGGCGCGCAGTTCAAGCTGCCCTACCTGCACGTGCTGGTGAACAACGCCTACCTCGGCCTGATCCGGCAGTCGCAACGCGGTTTCGACATGGACTACTGCGTGCAGCTCGCGTTCGAGAACATCAACGCGCCGCAGACCGAAGGCTACGGCGTCGACCACGTGTCGGTGGTCGAGGGCCTGGGCTGCAAGGCAATCCGCGTGCGCAAGCCCGAGGACATCCAGCCCGCGTTTGCCCAGGCCAGGCAGTGGATGGAAGAATTCCGCGTGCCGGTGGTCGTCGAGATCATCCTCGAGCGCGTCACCAACATCTCGATGGGCACCGAGATCAACGCCATCAACGAATTCGAGGAACTCGCAGAAAAAGGCGCCGACGCGCCGACCGCGGTCTCGATGCTCGATTGATGCAGGTGTTCGCTGCCAGGCCCGCTCCGGTGCTTACGCTCCCTCCTCCCTCCACGTACGCCGGAGTGGACCTGGCCGCGACATCCCACACCCCGCAACCCTGTCCGGAGTGACCGACATGCCGAAATTTGCCGCCAACCTGACCATGCTGTTCAACGAGGTCGCCTTCCTCGACCGCTTCCAGGCCGCCGCCGAAGCGGGCTTCAAGGGCGTGGAATACCTCTTCCCGTATGCCTTCGACAAGAACGAACTCGCCGGGCGCCTGCAGCAGCATGGCCTGGCCCAGGTGCTGCACAACCTGCCCGCCGGCAACTGGGAAGGCGGCGAGCGCGGCATCGCCTGCCACCCGGACCGCGTCGGCGAATTCCAGGACGGCGTGGGCCGCGCGATCGACTACGCCACCACGCTGGGCTGCAAGCAGGTCAACTGCCTGGCGGGTATCGCGCCGGCCGGCGCCGATGCCGACGAGGTGCGCGCCACCTTCGTCGACAACCTGCGCTTCGCCGCCGGGCAACTGAAGGAAGCCGGCATCCGGCTGCTGGTCGAGCCGATCAACACCTACGACATCCCCGGCTTCTACCTGAACCGCACCGCGCAGGCGATCGCCCTGCTCGACGAGGTCGGTTCCGACAACCTCTTCGTGCAGTACGACATCTACCACGCGCAGCGCATGGAAGGCGAACTCGGCAACACCATCGCCAGGTACCTGCCGCGCATCGCCCACATCCAGCTCGCCGACAACCCGGGCCGCAACGAGCCGGGCACCGGCGAGATCAACTACCCGTGGCTGTTCCGCCACATCGACGGGCTGGGCTACGACGGCTGGATCGGCTGCGAATACAAGCCGGCCGCCGGCACCGCCGCCGGCCTGGGCTGGATCGAGACGCTGGCCGGCTGACGGCACGGACACGAGCATCCACCAACGAGCATCAGGAGACGCAGGAAATGGCAAACATCGGCTTCATCGGACTGGGCATCATGGGCGCCCCCATGGCGGGCCACCTCATCGCCGGCGGCCACACGGTCCACACCTTCACCCACGGCGAAACGCCGAAGACGCTGATCGAGGCGGGCGCGAAGACGTGCGCCGACGGTGCCGAAGTGGCGCGCAACGCCGACATCATCATCACCATGGTGCCGGACACGCCGCACGTCGAGGACGCGCTGTTCAACCCCAGGGGCGTCGCCGCCGGCCTGAGCAAGGGCAAGATCGTGGTCGACATGAGTTCGATCTCGCCGGTCGCGACCAAGGAATTCGCCAGGCGCATCAACGCGCTGGGCTGCGAATACCTCGACGCCCCGGTGTCGGGCGGCGAGGTCGGCGCCAAGGCCGCCAGCCTGACCATCATGGTCGGCGGCAGCCAGGCCACCTTCGACGAAGTGAAGCCGCTGTTCGACCTGATGGGCAAGAACATCACCCTGGTCGGCGGCAACGGCGACGGCCAGATCACCAAGGTCGCCAACCAGATCATCGTCGCGCTCAACATCGAGGCGGTGGGCGAGGCCCTGCTGCTGGCGGCGAAGGCCGGCGCCGATCCGGCCAAGGTGCGCCAGGCGCTGATGGGCGGCTTCGCCAACTCGCGCATCCTCGAAGTGCATGGCGAGCGCATGGTCAAGCGCACCTTCGATCCGGGCTTCCGCATCGAGCTGCACCAGAAGGATCTCAACCTGGCCCTGACCACCGCGCGCCAGCTCGGCGTGTCGCTGCCCAACACCGCCACCGCGCAGGAACTGTTCAACGCCTGCGCCGCGCACGGCGGCGCCGGCCAGGACCACTCGGCGATGGTGCGCGCGCTCGAGCGCATGGCCAACTACGAGATCGGCGGCAGGTAGGCGGGCGCTTCGCCGGCACGCGGCGCGGACCGCGCCGGACAACGACAAAGGGCAGGCAAGGACCGGCCCGCCCCGCCGGGCGCAGCGCCCGGCGGGGCCACCAGAGGAGCACGTCATGCGTCATCTCGCCATCGAAGTCGGAGACATCCGCTTCGTCGCCCGCCTCGAAGAAGAAGCCGCGCCCCGCACCTGCGCCGCCTTCCTGGAACTGCTGCCCTTCGCCAACCAGGTC
This DNA window, taken from Thauera sp. K11, encodes the following:
- the gcl gene encoding glyoxylate carboligase, yielding MARMRAVDAAAAVMRKEGVGTVFGVPGAAINPLYSALKKNGGFNHILGRHVEGASHMAEGYTRANPGNIGVCIGTSGPAGTDMITGLYSASADSIPILCITGQAPRARLYKEDFQAVDIESIAKPVTKWAVTVREPALVPRVFQQAFHLMRSGRPGPVLIDLPFDVQMAEIEFDIDTYEPLPAYRPAATRAQAEKAMEMLDAAERPLIVAGGGVINADAAARLQEFAEITGVPVIPTLMGWGTIPDDHPLMAGMVGLQTSHRYGNATMLASDFVFGIGNRWANRHTGSVEVYTEGRKFVHVDIEPTQIGRVFGPDYGIVSDAGAALDRLLEVAREMKAAGRLRDRGAWVAECQERKRTLQRKTHFDDVPMKPQRVYEEMNRAFGKDTCYVSTIGLSQIAAAQFLHVYKPRHWINCGQAGPLGWTVPAALGVCAADPQRKVVAISGDYDFQFMIEELAVGAQFKLPYLHVLVNNAYLGLIRQSQRGFDMDYCVQLAFENINAPQTEGYGVDHVSVVEGLGCKAIRVRKPEDIQPAFAQARQWMEEFRVPVVVEIILERVTNISMGTEINAINEFEELAEKGADAPTAVSMLD
- a CDS encoding LysR family transcriptional regulator, with protein sequence MDRHTEIRSFTLVAEKGSFAAAALAEGVTPVVMGRRLDALERRLGVKLMHRSTRGLTLTDLGEQFLEQCRQLLREFDAIETGISAGRTVVRGHLVVSAPAAFGRRHVAPHAPAFKALHPELRMSFNFTDSVVDLVREGYDMAIRIGEVTDPNYVAVRLYPNRRVVCGTPGYFERHGVPRVPEDLARYNCLAFNLQGGQQRGWSFMRDGRLFAVRVDGDLDCNDGELLYGWVKQGLGIGWRSTWEIQAELKRGELVTVLDEFAVPSYDIQAVYPQQRYLPAKVRRFIDHVKAIYNTPGYWEGGAA
- a CDS encoding 2-hydroxy-3-oxopropionate reductase, encoding MANIGFIGLGIMGAPMAGHLIAGGHTVHTFTHGETPKTLIEAGAKTCADGAEVARNADIIITMVPDTPHVEDALFNPRGVAAGLSKGKIVVDMSSISPVATKEFARRINALGCEYLDAPVSGGEVGAKAASLTIMVGGSQATFDEVKPLFDLMGKNITLVGGNGDGQITKVANQIIVALNIEAVGEALLLAAKAGADPAKVRQALMGGFANSRILEVHGERMVKRTFDPGFRIELHQKDLNLALTTARQLGVSLPNTATAQELFNACAAHGGAGQDHSAMVRALERMANYEIGGR
- the hyi gene encoding hydroxypyruvate isomerase, whose translation is MPKFAANLTMLFNEVAFLDRFQAAAEAGFKGVEYLFPYAFDKNELAGRLQQHGLAQVLHNLPAGNWEGGERGIACHPDRVGEFQDGVGRAIDYATTLGCKQVNCLAGIAPAGADADEVRATFVDNLRFAAGQLKEAGIRLLVEPINTYDIPGFYLNRTAQAIALLDEVGSDNLFVQYDIYHAQRMEGELGNTIARYLPRIAHIQLADNPGRNEPGTGEINYPWLFRHIDGLGYDGWIGCEYKPAAGTAAGLGWIETLAG